CAGCTGCTTCAGTTTTGCACAGGAACAGAAAGATGAGGGGCTCCGTACACAGAAAAGGGTGAAAATTCCAGATTAAAACCCAGAGCGAGACAAAGCCAGCCAGCCAAGAAGCCTGGCTACAGGGACTGTAAAGATGCCGGGGTAGGGGTGGAGTAGTGGAAGGAACCAGCTCGCTCAGCCCACCTGCTCCTGGccagcctcctcctgcaggGTTAGGGGTCCCGCCCCCAGAGCCTATTTTAAAGGCACGGCCTCAATCACGGTTTAAAGGGCCAGGAGCCTCCCAGAGCTGGCACAGACTCTGGGGGTTTGCTTCCAGCCCGACCCTGCGGTACAGCCAAACACCTCACTGCCTCACTTTACCCAGCTGAGAGATGGGTGTCAATCCCAGGGACCGTGGCACGGAGGCACGTGGGTGGGCAGCAGGGCCCCGGCATGCTGAGTGCACACATGCCACATGCATCACCATGCCTACAGTTTGCCAGGCTTGGTTGTCCCATCACCTGGCCAAGGCCAAGAGATTGTGACGGTGATGCCCACCTTCCCAATGGCATAAGCCATTGCCTTTACATGGGGCGTTGCCCCTAGCCCTGGTGCCACTGCATGGCTGTGTGGTGCTTGCTCCAGGCAGTGCCCAgcagaagggaggggtgggcgtggggggggggggttggactctcAGGTTAGTAGCCACCAGTGCAGGCACAGGGACATCGGGGGAGCCGGGGGTGTGTGCTggtgcctgccctgccctgggtgcTGCCCACCCACCCTTCCCCATGCCAGCCCGGCGCTGCTGTAGGGGCTTGGAGGCGATATGGAGGGTGCCGGGGGAGGGGGGTGCGGTGCTTAATGGGGTGTGAGGCCACGTGATGAGCCAGGGCGCAGAACCCTCATGCCTGGCCAGGCAGCCCTGGTTACTGATTCGGGAAAGGGCACAGGGGCAGCCGAGACCTGTGGAGGATGGGAAAAGTCTGGGCATGTCAGGGGCCGGCTACGAGTAGGGGGCACAGCAAGGGGGAGGCAAGGCAACAGGGAGAGGAGTCGGGCCAGAGGTGGACGTGTCGAGGCTGTGGTGGGGGTAGGATGTGCATGCATCACTGCTGAGTGGATTCCAGAGACATGAGCAGCCCGGGGGGGATCATCCCACCCCCATGCCCTGGAACACTTTCGGCACAAGGACAAGGCTCATGAGCTGGCAATGGCTCAAAGCAGGCGCCGGTGGACAGGGGCTGCCCAGAAAAACTCGAGGGACCCTCCCTACgctggggctgagcagcctCGGGTGCAGCTCGCCAGCCCGGCACATCAAGCACCCTCCCGTGCCGCAGCACTGAGCCCATCCAGCCTTCGgacagctggggctgccctcCGGGGCAGCTGCGCTGTCTGGGAAGGAGATGAGTAAGAGCTGGGCCCCGGGCGGGAAGGGGAGGAGCGGTACTACGGGCTCCCCCGGGAACCAGCGCCGATCCACTCGCACCGCACCCAGCTGCTACCCGCCAcctccttcccctgcctcaCTTTCCCCAAAGGCACACAGCAACCCCTCCGGGACCTGGGGTGGGGAAAAGTGGGCGTGAATCACGGCCATACTGCAACGCACGCCCCGGGGTTCCCGGGAGGACACCGGTGGAGGCTGGAAGGGGCAGGGACAGGAAGGAGTCGGCAGCACATGCTGGCCCAGGGGCAGCGGGACTCAGGGTACCAGCGTGGTTGCCTGGGGCGGCATGCCTGGGGACCCCTCCACaccagggagctgtgggggTGCTTATCATCTCCATGACACCCGAGCAGGCCCCCTCACACCTGCCTGAGCACTGCCAAActgagctgtgccaggctgAGCTGGCACTAATGGTGCCTATCTCTGGCAGCACCATACTGTACTGGGCCAAACTGGGTTATGCTGTGCTGAAGGGTAACAGGCAAAGTTAAGCCAGGCCAGGACATGGTATGCTGAGCCAGGCCACACCAGCTTTTCTTGTCTTGGTCAGCCTTTCACTGAGTGAAACTGGGCCAGGCCCAGTGGAGGCAAAACAAGTCAGGTCCCTGGCTGTGCCATGCTGTACTGAGCTGAACCATGCCATCCCTGTGTCATGTCATGGTGAGCTGAGTTGTGCTGGACCATGCTCACCACATAATGCTGGGCCATTCCATGCTGTGTTGAGCGAAACTATGCTGGGCTGAACTGTGATGTGCTAAACGGATTGTGCCAGCCTTCCATGTCATGCCACACTGGGCTGAGCCAGACTGAGTTGAACCACTCCGTCTGGGCCATGCCAGGATGAGCCATTCAGCTCATCAGTGCAGATCACTGGGCCGACGAGCTGTGCCAAGACAACCTGAGTTGAGTAGCATGGTGCTGTGCTGTCCCACCATGTAATGAGCCATGCTACGAGCTGAGCCGTGCCAAGCTGTGCTACGATCTGTGCAGAATTGTGCCATGCCGTGCCTGACTGAGCCAAGCTCTGCCACGGCATGCCGACTTGTGCCAAGCAGTGCCATAGCGAGCTGTAGCAAGCCGAGTCGAGCCGTGCCGCTCGCCGCCGTCCCCCCGCGCCCCATTGGCGCAGTGAGCAGTCCCGGtgccggcccggccccgccctCGGATCCGCGCCGTTTAGCGCGGGCGGGCGGGGGTGTCATTTCCTCCGCGGTGCggggccgggccgagccgggccgggccgggatGGGGCGGTAGTGGCCATGGAGCGGGCCGACGGCCGGCCCTGCGCCCCCCAGTACGTGCATGTGCAGCTGCAGGGGGGCGCACCCTGGGGCTTCACGCTGCGCGGAGGGCTGGAGCACGGCGAGCCCCTCATCGTCTCCAAGGTGGGCGCCGACGGGCGCGGTCCCGCGTGATGCCCCAGCCCGGGGCCCCGTCGGAGCGCGGCGGGTGCGGGGGGAGCCCCGGGCGAAGGGTCGCCTGTTCCTGCGCGGGGCGGGGCCGTGGCAGTCACCCACGTCTCGCCACGACCCGCCACCTCGAGCGGTGGGGGAGAGCGGGGGCCGCGGGGCGGGGGGGAAAGCCGGGGCCCGGCGGCAGGAAGAAATTCCTCCGGCACATCCGTTGGGCTgggggcgggggcggcggcggcggcccccACGCCCCCCCCCGGTCACGTCCCGCGGAGCGcagcaggggtggggggagcagTCTCCCTTCGTGTGCCCACCCTGGGTGCCGCGCCCGCGGAATCCCCGAGGTCGGGCACTGCCGTGACGTTGGGGGCCACGGCGGGAGAACAGGAGCTGAGTCCCATCCCATCGCCCCCGAATTGCTGGGGCCATGCCGTGCCTGGGACAGGGGATGGTGTCGGGACCGGGCCGCAGGGTCCCTTCTGCAGCTGGGAGCGGGGAGAGCCAGGGTGGGGCCCTTCGACGTCCCGCCGCGCAGGAGGTCACCGATTTCCACCGCGGCATCGCCCTGCTGGGAGACCCGCCGGTAGCcgggcagcagctgggggtaCCCCGGCACCCTGTCCCCCGCGGAGCCGGGCGGTTTGGatgcccgcccgcccgcccgctgCCACCATCCTGCGGGGGCCAGGGTGCCGGCGGGCCGGGCTGCGCCGAAGCCTCGGGGCTGCCTCCCTGCCCCGAGCCGGGCTGGCTGTCCCCCGGGGCCCTCCACGCCCTGCGCAGGGACGCGGGCAGCGTGGTCTGGCTGGGGGAGCTGGAAAAGTGGCTCCGGTCCCAGCCCTGCGCCCCAGGCTGGCACCGCCGGCGGGCGGGGGGGCCTCCGACTCGTTGCTGGGCTTCGGGGCTCGAGTCCCGGTGGGTCCGCCGACTGCTAGAGGAGGGGGTGAGGGTCAGAGGACGTTCCCCGCCGCTGCTGAGAATGAGCGGGGGAGGGTCCTTGCGAGCCTGGGGTgccggccccgccgctcccccggccgggccgccgccgccgcgtGTGCTCTGCAGACAAAGGGGGCTTGTTCCAGCGTTCTGTGCATTCAGGGGAGGGTCCCCCGGGGCGCCCTCTCCGCCGCGGCCGGCCCAAGTGTGTGCGTGCCGGCCCGTATGGAGAGGGGGTGGACCCCGTCTGCGGGGCGGGGGGCCCAGGGCTCGGTGAGATAGTTTGGCCCCTGGCAAGATCCTTTCCTGTGGCAAGAGTCCCACAGTGGGGCTGGCGAGTTTCTTCACTTGGCACATCCCCCCCCCGGGTATGTCAAGGGCAAGAAGGGAAGTCTGCTTGGGGCAGGGTGGGCACAGCTCGGgcaaagctgtgattttttctAAGACAAGTGTCTCCGGGTGCAGGCAGATACTCCTGTGAGCCAGCTGGTGCCCACCATTAAGGCCCAGCGTGAACACCAGGGAAGGTGTCAGGGAAGTGCCCAGGACTGTCCTGTCCGGGCCAGGCAATAGGCAGTGAAGTTTGTCTGCCAGTGCTGAGTTCAGTGGTGGTGAAGGCAGAACAAAGGACTGTTTGTGCCAGATTTAGCTCCTGGTGAGCAATGCCAGGGCTTATGCATGTCCATCCCAGCACATGTAGTGGCCCAGACATGGGTGCAACTCTGGCTGTGTTGTGTACTGCACTTGGTGGGGGGACACATGCCCGTCATCACTGACTCAGCTGTCTTGCCACAGCGGGCAGGATGGGGTGGGCATGTGGGCAAGCAGAGGACAGGGTGAAGGTGCCACCTGCCCTGCCTGCGTGCTCTGCTGGACCTATAAGGGGATGGGGGGTAAACCCAGGTGTTTCAGCAAGGGTATGGTGGGACTGGGAGCCATGGGGcagtgccaggctgggcagggggcCTGGCTGCCTCTGCTGGCTCTCCAAGTGCTGTGTTGTCCATGGGCAGGGGGATGCCCCCTAAACCCTGCCTAGCACCAGGGCTGGAAAGGGGGACCCAGTGCCACATGTACAGTGCCTGGCCTGCTAGGGAGCTGCGGGTGACCCCCAGCCTCAGGTCCTGGCTGCTGCCCAGGCTGGTTGCTGAGGTGCTGCCGAGGACACTGTGGGCAGAGCTTGTTTCTCTGCTTGTCTGGGAGTGGCAGGACAAGGTTAGGAGCCCATGGGCAGGGTGGGCAAAGGagccccagcacagggccaGGCCAGCTTTGCTTGTTACCCTGCAGATTGCTGTGGGGTGCAGCCAGGTCAGGCTCCACATCTGTACTGGGCATGGGCACCCCAGGTACTTCCCCATGAGCCTGCATGACCCCTGCCACTGACACCATGCAGCTGGGCTCATGTGGTGTGAGGGGCTGGGCATGGCAATCTCCAGCCGtccagagcagcaggatgggtgGAAATGAGTGCCAGCATCAGGTGCTCTGCCTGTCCTGGCTGGGCACTGCCCATTGCGGGGCTGTTTGTGCTACACCTACCTCCTGAGACAGAGGACAAAGGCTGTGGGTCTTCCACACCGTGAGCACCATGGTCTGGCATCCTCCAAGCTGTGGCAGTATGGGGTACCAGGCTTACTTCAGCTGTGGGTGCCAGGACAGGGTTAGGTGCATGCCTGTGACAGGCACAGCTTGGTCCTTCCCCTGATGTTGGCTGCCCTGGGCAAACACTCTATGAAGGCATCCTTTGGGCATATAAAAAACCATGGGTGTCCAACCAGAGCTGATGGGCTGGAAACTGTGGTGGGGGGCTGGCATCTGTGCTGGACAAAGGGCCCTTGTGCTGCCCGCGCCTGCGGGGGAATCTGCTGGGATGggacatttttcttctccccctaTCCTCGATGCCCTTTCCTTGCTCAGAAATTCATGTGaccagggcagggggggagcTCAGTGCCAGAGATCCTTCTGGGGTGCCTCGGGTGCAGGCACCCCCTTTCAGAAACCTCTTTCTCCTCTGGTGCCTGGCAGCATTGGCACACCCTCAGAGGTGTTCTGGGGGGCTGTGCCGGCCCTGATGCCCCTGTTTGTCACCCAGGTGGAGGACGGGGGCAAGGCTGCACTGTCTCGCCGGCTGCAGCCGGGTGATGAGCTGGTGAACATCAGCGGGACACCGCTGTACGGGTCCCGCCAGGAGGCCCTTATCCTCATCAAGGGCTCCTACCGCACCCTGAAGATGATCGTCCGCAGGTTGGCAGCATTGCGGGTGGAGGGGCAAGGGGGCAGTGGTGCCAAGGCCAGTGGGCTTCATCTGCCTGGGGGACTGGCAGGAGCCTGGCTGTGGCCTGTGCTGGGTGGGGGGAGAGAGCCCCAACATGGCTGGCAACACCCAGTGGCAGGTGGgggtccctctgtagagctgGAGCAGTGTGGCAGGCTCGCCACCCCCTTGCTGGGCGGTATCCTCTAGGTGGCcgctcctctcccttcctgcctgcctgcctgctgcctgcctgggaaaGGAAACAGAGGCAGGGCCAGGTCCTGCAGTCCCCGTCCCCCCCGACCCACATCCACTCCCTGGCTGCATCCTGACTGGGCTCCAGCTCTGGATAAaacccagggctggggtggtGCAGGGCTCTGCCCATGGGGCAGGGCTGCCACAGTGCTGTGCCGGGGCTCAACATCATCCATGGTGAGTCTGGGGACTCTGGGGGGGAGGGACCCCTGTAGCTGACCCTGCAGCTCAATCCTTGCCACCCTCTCTGCCCACCTGGTGGATGCTGGGGCAGCACCAGGCACTTGAAGGGTACAGGAGGTGGCATCTGTCTGTATGTCTGTGTGGTGCACTGGGCATCGctgtctgtgtgtgctggggggacTGGAGACCCACACAGGAGCCTAGGACAGCGTGGGATGGGGCATGGCACAGGGCTTCTCCCTGGGGACGTGATGCACCCAGTGCTTGCTGCAGATGCTGAGGGACCAAGGAACAAAGAGGAAATGTCAGGCTTGCAGTGGGGACACAGATGTATCCCCAGGGTCCTTTGGCATGCTGATGGAGCCAGTCCAGTCCTGGGTGGGACCCCTGCCCTCCTGGGACCCTGCCTGAAAGATGCACTGCGGCCGTGTCCTTGGTCACCTGTAGATGCTGGCAGTGGGGATGCTTCAGGGAAGGCAGACCCCGCAGTGGGGGGGAACCTGACGCCAGGTGCTGTCGGGGCTAGACCCTCCATGCCGCTGTCCTTCTCGGGCGGGAGCTGGCCTGGGGGACAGGAAGCCCCGTAGGAAGTGACTTCAGTCCCGGTTCCTCGGCCTGGCTTCCTCCCCATTCTTGTCCTCTCCCACTGTTGCTCTTGGCAGGAGGAGTGTGCCCGTCCTCCGGCCCCATTCCTGGCACGTGGCCAAGCTCACCGAAAACCGGCCCGACGTCCCCTCTATGCACTGCCCCGCCGATgccttcagcctctcctggccCTCGGGGTGTGATGCCAGGTGAGATCCCCACGGGGCACCCATGAGACCACACAGTGGGAGGGAGCAGACGGGGCACCCACTTGGGTCAGGGTGGGAGTAGTGGGGTGGATTCTTGCTTGCCCCATGACACTGCTGGGCATCCCTCTTGTCCTGCTGCCCTTTTCCCTGGCTTTCTTCTGCCTGTTTACTTGCGGATCCCGGCAGGAAGGGGCGGTGGCTCTGCCCTAGCCggctgggagctgccagagTCCCAGtgcccccctgccagagcaggcagGTCCTGAATGCCTGGTGCCACACATGCCTTGTGTCCCCATGTCtgcttccccaggcagcctgggtGCTGCCACAAGCCAGTGAGTGAGGGGCAGGATAGGGCTGTGCCCCTGGGTGTCAGCAAGTGGTGTGTGTGGTGGGGAGTGTTGGCTCCCCAGATCTTGTGTCCATTggaggggctggtggggagCTGGGTGGGGGGCAGTCAACACCCCTAACACCGGTGTGGGGCCGGGTGGCAGTGAGCTGTCCCTGCAGTGGAACCCGCTGTCCCGGCACTGCAGCACTGATCGGAGCAGCTCCATCGGGAGCATGGAGAGCCTGGACCAGCCTGGCCAGGCCTACTATGAAGGGGACCCCTCACCCGTTGACCAGGGCATGTATCACAGAAAGCGAGACTCGGCGTACAGCTCCTTCTCTGCCAGCTCCATCGCCTCTGACTGCGCCCTCTCCCTCCGCCCTGAGGAGGCTGCCTCTATTGACCCTGGTCTCCAAGGGCCCAGCAAGCCCCCAGATGGGCGCTACCTGACCACAGGGGCTGAGCCACCCTTCAGCCGGCATCCTGAGGTCTGGAGGGCTTCCGtgcctccccagccccctgtcAGGAGGGACAGCCTGCGGGCAGCTAGTGGAGGGGACAGGCGCCGGGCATTGGTGTCCACGGACATGCTGCATGCCAAGGGCCGGTGGATCTCTGACACCTTCCTCTGCCAGAGAGATGGGGAGGTAGAGGCAGCAGGTGGGAGGACGCCGGCATCATACCCCACCAAGGACTGTCTCTCTACTGATCAGTATTACATGCTGAGCTCCCACCAGGACCGGTGCCCATCCAAGCCACTCCTGGGGGAGAGCTTGAAGCCTGGTGACCGGCTGTACCCAGATGGCAGTGTGCACCGAGTGCCTGATGCTGGGGTGGTGGGTGACAACCCGCTGCTTTCACCCCTCAAGGGCCACACGCTGCATCGGCACAGTGctcctgagcagctgctggccTCCCAGATCCGCTCCCTCCAGATGAGTGCTGACAGTGAGCAAGCCTCTCCAGCCCCTGATGGGCCTTGTTGGACCCTTTCCCCTCTGCACCCTGAGGACAGCCGACTGGAGTCTGCAGGGGCCACCCAGGAGGCTCCGCTCTGCCCGGAGCCGTGCCGTCGCCTGCCACCCTGCCACTGCTGCCCGGAGCCCCAGCCGGCTGGTGGGCAGGATGGGCAGAGTTCCAGCCTGACGCATGGCACAGAGGGGCTAGCGGAGGAGGAGAGCCGGGTGGGGGTCCGGCGAGCTGGGGGTCCTCCTCACCGTTCGGCTCAGATGCGCCGCCGCAGTGACCGCTTTGCCACAAGCCTGCGCAACGAGATCCAGCGGCGCAAGGCTCAGCTGCAGAAGAGCCGGGGGCCGGGTGCCCCGCTGCCGGGTGAGGAGCCGGTGGAGGAGGCAGATGAGCCCCCTGAGGCCAGCGTGCCAGTGGAGGGACCCTGTGCCCCAACTGAGCGCCTCAGCCCTGCACTGAGTGAGGACAGCAGGAGCCCCGGCCACTCGGGGGACCGGGGCATCCCCACCCCTGACCCGCTGCCTGTCCCCAAAGGGCCCTCATCCCCTGAGAGGGCGGTGCCAACCGGCCGGGGCTGCTGGCACTGGTCCCCAGAGCACAAGATGCAGCGGCAGTGCTCACCCAGCCCTGGCAAGCTGCAGGGCTACAGCCAGGggccagcagcccccagctccccGTCACAGGGCAGCGAGGAGGCCGTCCTCCTGCCCTTCGCTGACCGCCGTCGCTTCTTCGAGGAGAGCAGCCGGCCAGCACCACCCCAGCACAGCAAGCCTCCGGCAGGTGATCCTGGTGCCTTCCAACCCCCTGGTCCCCAGCGCCGGGATGCCCGCCACCTCTCCGTGGACCAGCCCTATGGCTCTCCCTCACCTGGCCGccctggctctgccagcccctACACAGAATGCTGCCGGGAGCAGCCCCCCTGCTACAAGCCACCGGGGAGGCCAGGGGAGATGGAGTACCGGCGGGGCTTCTCCTACCCCTATAGGGGTCCCCTGCACTCTGAATCCTGCCACTACTGTGGAGGGGATGTGTGCCTCCCGCTGCTTCCCCGCAGCCATGCCTGCCATTgccacccccagccctgggcacgctgccctgactgctgctgcccGGCCCCCTGCCCTGGCCGGGAGGAGAGCGACACCTGGGGCCCCCGGAGAGCTTTTGCCACGGTGAGTGAGCCCCCTGGGACCCTGCCAGGGTGTAGCACTGGCACCACCCTGCACCCCTGGAGCATGGCCCTGGGTTGGAAGGGGGTTACTTTTCCCGGGAGGGCCCCTACATATGTCCTGTGCCTGGATGGGGATGGgtcaggggctgcagggaagggggaTCCTGACactgcctctccttcccccacccAGGAATTTCCTCCAGATGAGTGGGAACCTCCAGCAATAACCAGGAAAGCCAGCCAGTCCATCAGgtgagctgtgctgggtgccAGGATCTGCGTGCCATTTGTCCAGGACCTTTGCCAGTGAGGGATGGGGACTGTTGTGGCCTTGGCTGGAGATGTACACAGCACTTCCCTTGGTGCCTCAGCCACAGCTGATTGTCACCTTTGTCAGGCAGGGCCCAGGGGTGCGAGGAGATGCTGACCCatcccctgggagctgggggtatCTCTTGGGGCCTGTCCCCAGTGCTTGGGCATCGGGAGAACCCAGGAGCCCTCTTGCCAGCTGGGGTGGGTATGAACTGCTGGGGGTGAATGGGATTGATGGGTGCCTCTCTTGTCTTCTCTTCCCAGCGAGCTCTCCCACTACCAAATGGGCTTCTCAAGGCTTGGCCCCTTCCGCCCCTGCTTTGAGAGTGCCAAGACAGAGTGGCCTCCCTGCTACCGGGCCACATCCACACATGACCTCTCATGGGATGGTGACCGCCTGGCCCGCTCTCCAGAGAGTCCCCTGGAACCCCTGCACCGCCCACTGCGGGGCAGAGCCTTCTCTGAGAGCCACCTGAACCTGGAGCCTGCCAGTCCTCAGGCCCGTGACCAGAGGGACCTTCTCTGTGCCAAGCTAGACCCTCCTGGCATCCCAAAAAAGAAGGGCCCTCCACCCCCCCGCCCACCTCCCCCAAACTGGGAGAAGTACAGGCAGCGCCAGATGTCCCAGCGCCTGTCAGAAGGTCCTGGCCATGGCTCTGCCTTCGCTGCCACGCCGGTGCCAAGCCGCAGCATTGTTGATGTTGTGCTTGAGCGGTCTCGGAGCCTCACCAGGGATCAGGGGAGCCGGTCCAGGGGTCATGCCGCGTGGACTCCCACCCTGCCGGATGCCTGGCCCCGACCTGAGCCTGCTGCATCGCTCTGCAGGATGCCTGAGCTCGATGCTGGCAGTGCCGAGATTTCCAGGCAAGTGCTGCCACATggggggatggagcaggggctgcaggcacagcctggGTGGGCATGGGGTGGCTTTTAGGGCCACATGGCCCTTTGAACCCTGCATCAGAGCATCCTAATCCACCCCTtggggagggctgtggggttttcttggggtgggaggtgcccctgaCCTCTTTTCCCTAGGGTGGGCACAGCTCTATGTGGCCCTGTTCCCCATGGGTGGTCAGTAGAGCTGACTTTGGTGCCCCTGGGCGGGTGTCAGCAGGGCAGCAgtggctgggaaggagcagctgaaggcaaAGCACACCTGGGAGACGGAGGAGCAGTCCCAAAGGCTTGTCCAGAACCAGAAGAGAGGCCGGGCTGGCCTGCGCAGGGTGAGTGAACGCTCCCTTCCCCTGCGTGGTGTCCCCAGTTCCACCATCCTGGAGTCACCCAagcccagctctggagcagTGGAGGATGCGAGCTGCCCGGcgccccagccccagcctcgCTGTGTGGACTcggaggagctgctgtgggatgTGACAGGCAGGGACCGCTCTCTGGCCACCATCCTGGACCCCTCGGCCCCCCTCAGCACCACTAGTGCAGTGATGGGCgagctgctggtggcaggggaGAGGCAGGCCTGGCAGGAACGTTTTCACCACGACTGGCGCCTGGAGGTCCTGGCACAGGACAGGTAGGGCTGGTAAGACAGTGGGCACTGGGCCAAGGACAGTCTGTGCCCTGCCTTCTGTGCCACTGAACCTCTGTACCCGCAGGCAGGGCTTTGAGCCCATCTCACCACccccctccagcactgccagctccacCTCCTACCCGGTGTATTGCGGTGCAGCAGGAGGcaaagctgagctgctcagcaaGGTGAAGGAGCTGCCAGAGGTGGTGGAGGGGAGCTCggaggatgatgatgaggagATGGACAGTGAGCTGCTGGAAAAGAAGGTAAAGAGGGTACTGGTGGGCACAATGCCCTTGGGGTTTCCCACTGCTGTCACCAGGTGCTTGTGGGGAGCAGGAGCATTTCCTGGTACTCTCAGGGGATGGGGCATTATTGGCTGCTTGCATGGGAACTAGGGATGTGGCCAGATGCTCACAGGGACCAGGGACATTGCTGGGTGCTTTCAGGGACTTGAGGGGACTTCTTCAGATGCTAGTGGGGTGTGGGGCCCAGGGCAGTGTGACATACCCGGAGTGGCCCAGTTTCCCCTGACACctttctggcagctgcagctgatCGAGAGCCTGAGCCGCAAACTGGCCGTTCTGCGGGAGGCACAgcgggggctgcaggaggacatCAACGCCAACGGGGTGTTGGGTGAGGACGTGGCTGCCCGCCTGCAAGCCCTCTGCACACCAGGGGAGTTCGACAAATACCGCCTCTTCGTGGGTGACCTGGACAAAGTGGTCaacctcctgctctccctctctGGACGCCTGGCCCGGGTGGAGGCTGCCCTGAACAGCCTGGGGCCACACGCCCCTGCCGAGGACAAGGTGGGCCCAGGGTAGGGAAGCACCCACAGGGTGGGGGCACAGGACCACCCACTAATGGTCCCCATCTATGCCTGCAGGTGGCCCTGCGGGAGAAGCAGCGActgctggtggcacagctggAGGACGCCAAGGAGCTGAAGGAGCACGTGGGACGGCGGGAAGAGGCGGTGGGTGCCATGGTGGCACGGTACCTACCTGCCGAGCACCTCCAGGACTACCAGCACTTTGTCAAGATGAAATCGGCCCTCATTGCTGAGCAgcgggagctggaggagaagatCAAACTGGGCCAGGAGCAGCTCCGCTGCTTGCATGAGAGCCTTGGCCAGGCCCCCAAGGGCTGCTAGCCCCCTCCCAGCCTCTCTCCGGGACCCTGGCCGTGGCCCCAGCATGCTGCCAAAGTGGACCCGGCCCCCCAGGGGCTCTGTCTGAATCCGTCCGTCTGTCTTGCCcctgccttttatttatttttccagtttaccAAGCAGAGGAGGGGGTGCCTgtcctggtgctggcaggggaggtCATGCAACAGAGCTGC
This genomic stretch from Calypte anna isolate BGI_N300 chromosome 4, bCalAnn1_v1.p, whole genome shotgun sequence harbors:
- the SHROOM4 gene encoding protein Shroom4 isoform X2, yielding MERADGRPCAPQYVHVQLQGGAPWGFTLRGGLEHGEPLIVSKVEDGGKAALSRRLQPGDELVNISGTPLYGSRQEALILIKGSYRTLKMIVRRRSVPVLRPHSWHVAKLTENRPDVPSMHCPADAFSLSWPSGCDASELSLQWNPLSRHCSTDRSSSIGSMESLDQPGQAYYEGDPSPVDQGMYHRKRDSAYSSFSASSIASDCALSLRPEEAASIDPGLQGPSKPPDGRYLTTGAEPPFSRHPEVWRASVPPQPPVRRDSLRAASGGDRRRALVSTDMLHAKGRWISDTFLCQRDGEVEAAGGRTPASYPTKDCLSTDQYYMLSSHQDRCPSKPLLGESLKPGDRLYPDGSVHRVPDAGVVGDNPLLSPLKGHTLHRHSAPEQLLASQIRSLQMSADSEQASPAPDGPCWTLSPLHPEDSRLESAGATQEAPLCPEPCRRLPPCHCCPEPQPAGGQDGQSSSLTHGTEGLAEEESRVGVRRAGGPPHRSAQMRRRSDRFATSLRNEIQRRKAQLQKSRGPGAPLPGEEPVEEADEPPEASVPVEGPCAPTERLSPALSEDSRSPGHSGDRGIPTPDPLPVPKGPSSPERAVPTGRGCWHWSPEHKMQRQCSPSPGKLQGYSQGPAAPSSPSQGSEEAVLLPFADRRRFFEESSRPAPPQHSKPPAGDPGAFQPPGPQRRDARHLSVDQPYGSPSPGRPGSASPYTECCREQPPCYKPPGRPGEMEYRRGFSYPYRGPLHSESCHYCGGDVCLPLLPRSHACHCHPQPWARCPDCCCPAPCPGREESDTWGPRRAFATEFPPDEWEPPAITRKASQSISELSHYQMGFSRLGPFRPCFESAKTEWPPCYRATSTHDLSWDGDRLARSPESPLEPLHRPLRGRAFSESHLNLEPASPQARDQRDLLCAKLDPPGIPKKKGPPPPRPPPPNWEKYRQRQMSQRLSEGPGHGSAFAATPVPSRSIVDVVLERSRSLTRDQGSRSRGHAAWTPTLPDAWPRPEPAASLCRMPELDAGSAEISRAAVAGKEQLKAKHTWETEEQSQRLVQNQKRGRAGLRRVSERSLPLRGVPSSTILESPKPSSGAVEDASCPAPQPQPRCVDSEELLWDVTGRDRSLATILDPSAPLSTTSAVMGELLVAGERQAWQERFHHDWRLEVLAQDRQGFEPISPPPSSTASSTSYPVYCGAAGGKAELLSKVKELPEVVEGSSEDDDEEMDSELLEKKLQLIESLSRKLAVLREAQRGLQEDINANGVLGEDVAARLQALCTPGEFDKYRLFVGDLDKVVNLLLSLSGRLARVEAALNSLGPHAPAEDKVALREKQRLLVAQLEDAKELKEHVGRREEAVGAMVARYLPAEHLQDYQHFVKMKSALIAEQRELEEKIKLGQEQLRCLHESLGQAPKGC
- the SHROOM4 gene encoding protein Shroom4 isoform X1, with protein sequence MERADGRPCAPQYVHVQLQGGAPWGFTLRGGLEHGEPLIVSKVEDGGKAALSRRLQPGDELVNISGTPLYGSRQEALILIKGSYRTLKMIVRRWPLLSLPACLPAACLGKETEAGPGPAVPVPPDPHPLPGCILTGLQLWIKPRAGVVQGSAHGAGLPQCCAGAQHHPWRSVPVLRPHSWHVAKLTENRPDVPSMHCPADAFSLSWPSGCDASELSLQWNPLSRHCSTDRSSSIGSMESLDQPGQAYYEGDPSPVDQGMYHRKRDSAYSSFSASSIASDCALSLRPEEAASIDPGLQGPSKPPDGRYLTTGAEPPFSRHPEVWRASVPPQPPVRRDSLRAASGGDRRRALVSTDMLHAKGRWISDTFLCQRDGEVEAAGGRTPASYPTKDCLSTDQYYMLSSHQDRCPSKPLLGESLKPGDRLYPDGSVHRVPDAGVVGDNPLLSPLKGHTLHRHSAPEQLLASQIRSLQMSADSEQASPAPDGPCWTLSPLHPEDSRLESAGATQEAPLCPEPCRRLPPCHCCPEPQPAGGQDGQSSSLTHGTEGLAEEESRVGVRRAGGPPHRSAQMRRRSDRFATSLRNEIQRRKAQLQKSRGPGAPLPGEEPVEEADEPPEASVPVEGPCAPTERLSPALSEDSRSPGHSGDRGIPTPDPLPVPKGPSSPERAVPTGRGCWHWSPEHKMQRQCSPSPGKLQGYSQGPAAPSSPSQGSEEAVLLPFADRRRFFEESSRPAPPQHSKPPAGDPGAFQPPGPQRRDARHLSVDQPYGSPSPGRPGSASPYTECCREQPPCYKPPGRPGEMEYRRGFSYPYRGPLHSESCHYCGGDVCLPLLPRSHACHCHPQPWARCPDCCCPAPCPGREESDTWGPRRAFATEFPPDEWEPPAITRKASQSISELSHYQMGFSRLGPFRPCFESAKTEWPPCYRATSTHDLSWDGDRLARSPESPLEPLHRPLRGRAFSESHLNLEPASPQARDQRDLLCAKLDPPGIPKKKGPPPPRPPPPNWEKYRQRQMSQRLSEGPGHGSAFAATPVPSRSIVDVVLERSRSLTRDQGSRSRGHAAWTPTLPDAWPRPEPAASLCRMPELDAGSAEISRAAVAGKEQLKAKHTWETEEQSQRLVQNQKRGRAGLRRVSERSLPLRGVPSSTILESPKPSSGAVEDASCPAPQPQPRCVDSEELLWDVTGRDRSLATILDPSAPLSTTSAVMGELLVAGERQAWQERFHHDWRLEVLAQDRQGFEPISPPPSSTASSTSYPVYCGAAGGKAELLSKVKELPEVVEGSSEDDDEEMDSELLEKKLQLIESLSRKLAVLREAQRGLQEDINANGVLGEDVAARLQALCTPGEFDKYRLFVGDLDKVVNLLLSLSGRLARVEAALNSLGPHAPAEDKVALREKQRLLVAQLEDAKELKEHVGRREEAVGAMVARYLPAEHLQDYQHFVKMKSALIAEQRELEEKIKLGQEQLRCLHESLGQAPKGC